One bacterium DNA segment encodes these proteins:
- a CDS encoding ABC transporter permease, with protein MLRRLSPGARLSVGVLVVFAAALLAPRVLAPYDPAAMSPGHILQPPGPMHWFGTDQYGRDLLSRLVYGTRLSMSLGVVSVVLSVGIGLPIGAAVGFFRGRLDAVVMRLVDIVMSFPGILLALLVIAILGPGLTHAMIAVGIGQAPVFIRIVRASTLVVREYSYIEAARALGAGPLRTVRRHVLPNVIQPVIVIATLGFASAIIIGSSLGFLGLGAQPPAAEWGTMVSEGRSYLRTDWWIAAFPGLTIGLAVLTLNILGDALRDLLDPRLRMR; from the coding sequence GTGCTTCGGCGGCTGAGTCCGGGCGCCCGGTTGAGCGTCGGCGTGCTGGTGGTATTCGCGGCGGCCCTGCTGGCGCCGCGTGTCCTCGCCCCGTACGATCCGGCGGCGATGTCGCCGGGCCACATCCTACAGCCACCCGGGCCTATGCACTGGTTTGGCACCGACCAGTACGGGCGCGACCTGCTGAGCCGGTTGGTCTACGGGACGCGCCTGTCGATGAGCCTCGGAGTCGTGTCGGTGGTGCTGTCCGTCGGCATCGGCCTGCCAATCGGCGCGGCGGTCGGGTTCTTCCGCGGACGGCTCGACGCGGTGGTCATGCGCCTGGTGGACATCGTGATGTCCTTCCCCGGGATTCTACTCGCGCTGCTCGTGATCGCTATCCTCGGCCCGGGGCTGACTCATGCCATGATCGCCGTTGGCATCGGGCAGGCGCCGGTCTTCATACGAATTGTGCGCGCCTCGACGTTGGTGGTTCGCGAGTATTCATATATTGAGGCCGCCCGCGCCCTCGGCGCCGGCCCCCTGCGCACCGTGCGACGGCACGTCCTGCCGAACGTCATCCAGCCGGTGATCGTGATCGCGACGCTCGGGTTTGCGTCCGCCATCATTATCGGCTCGTCGCTCGGTTTTCTCGGTCTCGGCGCACAGCCGCCGGCGGCTGAGTGGGGCACGATGGTCAGCGAGGGACGGAGCTACCTGCGGACGGACTGGTGGATCGCCGCGTTTCCCGGTCTGACGATTGGGCTCGCCGTACTGACGCTCAATATCCTCGGTGACGCGCTGCGGGACTTGCTGGATCCAAGACTCCGGATGCGCTGA
- a CDS encoding ABC transporter permease: MLAYIAQRLVHAILVVAGVFVIVFMMIHLLPGDPVQIIFSDAPVPKEQIELVRHELGLDLPLPAQFVRYAGQVLRGDLGRSIMNRRMVASEIRRVLPFTGELAVAAMALAVSGGVVFGVLAAISHNTWRDSGLTAVALAGVSMPAFFIGLLLIWIFSVELNWFPITGQGGWRHLLLPAVTLGWYVGGTLTRITRSGMLEVLRQEYVTTARAKGLGERLVLGRHALRNALIPVITFAGIQFGNLLGGTVIVETVFSRDGIGRLLVTGIMEKDFPVVQGTVLVVALVYTLVNLLADFSYSVVDPRIRFQ; this comes from the coding sequence ATGCTTGCCTACATCGCGCAGAGACTCGTTCACGCAATCCTGGTCGTGGCGGGCGTATTCGTCATCGTGTTCATGATGATCCACCTGCTTCCGGGTGACCCCGTGCAAATCATCTTCAGCGACGCCCCGGTCCCCAAAGAGCAGATCGAACTCGTGCGGCACGAACTGGGCTTGGACCTCCCGCTCCCCGCGCAATTCGTTCGGTATGCCGGCCAGGTGCTGCGGGGCGATCTCGGCCGGTCCATCATGAACCGACGAATGGTCGCGTCCGAGATCAGGCGCGTCCTGCCGTTTACCGGAGAACTCGCCGTGGCCGCCATGGCCCTCGCGGTGTCCGGCGGCGTCGTATTCGGCGTCCTGGCTGCGATCTCGCATAACACGTGGCGCGACAGCGGGCTGACTGCCGTCGCGCTCGCGGGCGTCTCGATGCCCGCGTTCTTCATCGGCCTACTGCTCATTTGGATTTTCAGCGTCGAGCTCAATTGGTTTCCGATCACAGGGCAGGGTGGCTGGCGCCATCTGCTCCTGCCGGCCGTCACGCTCGGGTGGTACGTGGGCGGAACGCTCACCCGCATCACCCGCAGCGGGATGCTGGAAGTCCTCCGTCAAGAGTACGTGACAACCGCGCGCGCGAAGGGACTCGGCGAACGCCTCGTGTTGGGCCGGCACGCGCTGCGCAACGCGCTGATTCCGGTGATCACCTTCGCGGGCATCCAGTTCGGCAATCTGTTGGGTGGAACCGTCATCGTAGAGACGGTCTTCTCGCGCGACGGCATCGGACGGCTGCTCGTGACGGGCATTATGGAAAAAGACTTCCCGGTCGTACAAGGCACGGTGCTCGTCGTCGCGCTCGTGTACACGCTCGTGAATCTGCTGGCCGATTTCTCCTACAGTGTCGTCGACCCCAGGATCCGGTTCCAGTAG
- a CDS encoding SDR family oxidoreductase, with protein sequence MFSLRGKACVVTGASRGLGRAIAQAFAEQGASVLLAARNRPDLEAVKAELTARGGRAVAHPTDVTQIPQLEEAAAAAVEHFGKIDVWVNNAGGFTEAPGSTSEWLDVTPAGWEQMLRLNLTAQVFGAQAAARVMRTQPTGGVILFMSSIDSLYAAPGGEGIYGACKAALNNVTQTMAVELGQYRIRVNAIAPAVVETPLTAPWLATEEDRRARSALYPLRRVGQPTDVAAAAVYFASDEAAWVSGAVLLVSGGAVMTSDPYRYLMRVNQPKPE encoded by the coding sequence ATGTTCTCATTGCGCGGAAAGGCCTGCGTCGTCACGGGGGCGAGCCGCGGGCTCGGGCGGGCCATTGCCCAGGCGTTCGCGGAGCAGGGAGCAAGCGTGCTTCTGGCCGCCCGGAATCGCCCCGATTTGGAGGCGGTCAAGGCCGAACTCACGGCACGCGGCGGGCGGGCCGTCGCGCACCCGACCGACGTCACGCAGATTCCGCAGCTCGAGGAGGCGGCCGCCGCGGCAGTCGAGCATTTCGGCAAAATCGACGTGTGGGTCAACAACGCCGGCGGATTCACCGAGGCCCCCGGGAGCACGTCGGAGTGGCTGGACGTGACCCCCGCCGGCTGGGAGCAGATGCTGCGGCTCAATCTGACCGCCCAGGTGTTTGGGGCGCAGGCCGCGGCGCGCGTCATGCGCACGCAGCCCACCGGCGGCGTCATCCTCTTCATGTCGTCGATCGACAGCCTGTACGCGGCGCCGGGAGGCGAGGGGATCTACGGCGCCTGCAAGGCCGCGCTCAACAACGTCACCCAGACGATGGCGGTTGAGCTGGGGCAGTACCGCATCCGGGTCAACGCGATCGCGCCGGCGGTCGTCGAGACGCCGCTCACCGCGCCGTGGCTGGCGACCGAGGAAGACCGGCGCGCCCGGTCCGCCCTCTACCCGCTCCGGCGCGTCGGGCAGCCGACCGACGTGGCCGCCGCGGCCGTCTACTTCGCCTCGGACGAGGCCGCCTGGGTCTCGGGCGCGGTCCTCCTTGTCTCAGGCGGCGCGGTGATGACGAGCGATCCCTACCGGTACTTGATGCGGGTCAATCAGCCGAAGCCGGAGTAG
- a CDS encoding SDR family NAD(P)-dependent oxidoreductase — translation MRGLTDKVAIVTGGGQGIGRAIVLRLAHEGADVVIGELNASTASAVAEEVQRINRRSLVVCTDVANPGDRRALVDAALSKFGKIDILVNNAGVIRVSDPLEISEEEWDRIQATNVKGTYFTCQAVLPHMLERGAGKIVNLASIAAKAGSTAFIHYNVSKASVVALTRNLAVAYGRRGININCVCPGIVETAMWAKIEREVGLLLNLEPGEFTRSRLNSIALGRLEKPEDVADAVAFLCSDDARYITGQAINVEGGILFH, via the coding sequence GTGCGGGGATTAACGGACAAGGTCGCGATCGTCACCGGAGGCGGACAGGGTATCGGCCGCGCGATCGTGCTGCGGCTGGCCCACGAGGGCGCCGACGTCGTGATCGGCGAGTTGAACGCCTCAACCGCCTCCGCCGTGGCGGAGGAAGTGCAACGGATCAACCGCAGGTCGCTCGTGGTCTGCACGGACGTCGCCAATCCCGGGGACCGGCGAGCGCTGGTCGACGCGGCGCTGTCGAAATTCGGCAAGATCGACATCCTCGTCAACAATGCCGGCGTCATCCGAGTCAGTGATCCGCTCGAGATTTCGGAGGAAGAGTGGGACCGGATCCAGGCGACCAACGTGAAAGGCACGTACTTCACCTGTCAGGCCGTGCTGCCGCACATGCTCGAGCGGGGCGCCGGCAAGATCGTGAACCTCGCCAGCATCGCGGCCAAGGCAGGCAGCACCGCGTTCATCCACTACAACGTGAGCAAGGCGAGCGTTGTCGCGCTCACACGTAACCTCGCCGTGGCCTACGGAAGGCGCGGAATCAACATCAACTGCGTCTGCCCCGGCATCGTGGAGACCGCGATGTGGGCGAAGATCGAGCGCGAGGTCGGGCTGTTGCTGAACCTCGAGCCCGGCGAGTTCACCCGGAGCCGTCTCAATTCGATCGCGCTGGGCCGTTTGGAGAAACCCGAGGACGTGGCGGACGCCGTCGCGTTTCTCTGTTCGGACGACGCGCGGTACATTACCGGCCAGGCGATCAATGTGGAAGGCGGCATTCTCTTCCATTAA
- a CDS encoding mismatch-specific DNA-glycosylase, with protein MNYPFRTLPDYLTDGLQVVFVGINPGLYSVERGHYFARTTSRFWPAFSRSVLSAPIRKTLRVPVLGPERDAALLRFGIGFTDVVKVPSRNAAGIAPALFRKWAPRLRRRLEKHKPRVACFHGVMGFRPFVRFALGGDPKEIALGPQELTVGHTRLFVAPNPSPANAHFTIDDQVRWYDRLAEFLREKTSRR; from the coding sequence GTGAACTATCCCTTTCGGACCCTCCCGGACTACCTTACCGACGGCCTTCAGGTCGTCTTCGTCGGCATCAACCCGGGACTGTACTCCGTCGAACGCGGCCACTATTTCGCTCGAACCACAAGCCGCTTCTGGCCCGCGTTCTCGCGCTCTGTCCTGTCCGCCCCGATCCGCAAGACCCTCCGGGTGCCGGTGCTCGGTCCCGAGCGGGACGCGGCGCTCCTCCGGTTCGGCATCGGATTCACGGACGTGGTCAAAGTACCGAGCCGGAACGCGGCCGGAATCGCACCGGCACTCTTTCGGAAATGGGCGCCGCGGCTGCGGCGGCGTCTCGAGAAGCACAAGCCGCGCGTCGCCTGCTTCCACGGCGTGATGGGCTTTCGTCCGTTCGTCCGGTTTGCGCTCGGCGGGGATCCGAAGGAGATCGCGTTGGGACCGCAGGAGCTGACCGTGGGCCACACCCGCCTGTTTGTCGCGCCGAACCCCAGCCCGGCGAACGCCCATTTCACGATCGACGACCAGGTACGCTGGTACGACCGTCTCGCCGAGTTCCTGCGTGAGAAGACGTCGAGGAGGTAG
- a CDS encoding ABC transporter permease codes for MSTLTQAANPSRAARERRRYHRAYARFKRHKMAVVGAVFLTCVVLIAAAAPLLTPYAYDRQDLFATYAPASARHWAGTDSLGRDVLSRLMYGARVSMSVGVTTLLMVLAIGVPMGLTAGYLGGTFDLLLMRFVDVVYAIPYLLLVVLLQTFFTAFLPTVRGGPLAWLEALNHNTHGIAAIVLALSLIGWLDVARIVRGQVIGLRPREFVQAARSLGAGDNHIMIAHLLPNVVAPIIVMATVLIPNFIIAEAGLSFLGLGVQPPLPSWGTMIAEGIDSIESYPRLVIAPALVLAATLLSLNFVGDGLRDALDPVLERE; via the coding sequence GTGAGCACGCTCACCCAAGCGGCGAACCCGTCACGTGCCGCGCGGGAACGGCGCCGCTACCACCGCGCGTATGCGCGGTTCAAGCGGCATAAGATGGCCGTGGTCGGCGCCGTGTTTCTCACGTGCGTGGTCCTGATCGCGGCCGCGGCGCCCCTCCTGACGCCGTACGCGTACGACCGCCAGGACCTCTTTGCCACGTACGCTCCCGCGTCGGCGCGCCATTGGGCCGGAACCGACAGCCTCGGGCGCGACGTGCTCAGCCGCCTCATGTACGGCGCCCGAGTCTCGATGAGCGTCGGGGTGACGACGCTGCTGATGGTGCTGGCGATCGGCGTGCCGATGGGCCTGACCGCCGGCTATCTCGGCGGGACATTCGACCTGCTGCTCATGCGGTTCGTGGACGTCGTCTACGCCATTCCGTACCTGCTGCTCGTAGTGCTGCTGCAAACGTTCTTCACCGCGTTCCTGCCGACGGTCCGCGGCGGGCCGCTGGCATGGCTCGAGGCACTCAACCACAACACGCACGGCATCGCGGCCATCGTACTGGCGCTCTCCCTCATCGGCTGGCTCGATGTGGCCAGGATCGTCCGCGGCCAGGTGATCGGTCTGCGGCCGCGTGAGTTCGTCCAGGCGGCGCGCAGCCTCGGCGCCGGGGACAACCACATCATGATCGCCCACCTCCTTCCGAACGTCGTGGCGCCGATCATCGTCATGGCGACGGTGCTGATTCCGAATTTCATCATCGCCGAGGCGGGCCTGAGCTTCCTCGGGTTGGGCGTGCAGCCGCCGCTGCCGAGCTGGGGGACCATGATCGCGGAAGGCATCGATTCGATCGAATCATATCCGCGCCTCGTCATCGCGCCGGCCCTGGTGCTGGCCGCCACGCTCCTCAGTCTGAATTTCGTGGGGGACGGTCTTCGCGATGCGCTCGACCCGGTACTCGAGCGCGAGTGA
- a CDS encoding ABC transporter permease — MGAYLLRRLLLAVPTMAVVYTVAFLLVHATPGGPWDNAEKPLAPQVIENIRIKYHLNDPLWKQYLLYLNDALHGSLGPSYVNTARDVSEIIADFFPVSLQLGVVAMLFAVGVGIPLGTLAAVYRNTAIDYAAIGVVVTGISIPNYVMATILVTVLAVYLHWLPTGGWGGIWDVRVIIPMVAIGFRPATTLARYLRTSLLEVLGQDYIRTARAKGLATRRVVVRHGLRNALVPIATISGILVADVITGSFFVETITRVPGIGRYFVTATTGRDYPVLLALALLFAVIIITMNILVDLSYAALDPQVRYG; from the coding sequence GTGGGCGCGTACCTTCTCCGGCGCCTGCTCCTTGCCGTTCCGACGATGGCCGTCGTGTACACGGTGGCCTTTCTCTTGGTGCACGCCACTCCGGGCGGTCCGTGGGACAACGCCGAGAAACCCCTCGCGCCGCAGGTCATCGAGAACATCCGGATCAAGTACCATCTGAACGACCCGCTCTGGAAGCAGTACCTGCTCTACCTCAACGACGCGCTCCACGGCTCCCTCGGGCCGTCCTACGTGAACACCGCCCGCGACGTCTCCGAGATCATCGCCGACTTCTTCCCCGTTTCGCTCCAGCTGGGCGTCGTCGCGATGCTCTTTGCGGTGGGCGTCGGCATCCCGCTCGGCACGCTCGCCGCCGTCTACCGCAACACCGCGATCGACTACGCGGCGATCGGCGTGGTCGTCACCGGCATCTCGATTCCGAACTACGTGATGGCGACGATCCTCGTCACGGTGCTCGCCGTCTATCTGCACTGGCTGCCGACGGGCGGCTGGGGCGGGATCTGGGACGTCCGCGTCATCATCCCCATGGTGGCCATCGGCTTCCGGCCGGCGACGACGCTCGCCCGCTACCTCCGCACCTCGCTGCTCGAGGTCCTCGGACAGGACTACATTCGCACCGCGCGCGCGAAGGGGCTCGCGACCCGTAGGGTCGTCGTCCGGCACGGCCTGCGCAACGCGCTCGTGCCGATCGCGACGATTTCGGGCATCCTGGTCGCCGACGTCATCACCGGCTCGTTCTTCGTCGAGACGATCACGCGCGTGCCGGGGATCGGACGGTACTTCGTCACGGCGACGACCGGCCGGGACTATCCGGTGCTGCTCGCGCTCGCGCTCCTGTTCGCGGTGATCATCATCACGATGAACATTCTGGTGGATCTCTCCTATGCGGCCCTCGATCCGCAGGTGCGGTACGGGTAG
- a CDS encoding peptide ABC transporter substrate-binding protein codes for MPEDRTAFPWHDYYRRGLITRRQLVKLTAMIGGAAAVSSVLSEPRPAHAALAPAAKQVLRYPNVEPLHFDPATMESRPEILVGMALFDPLLTFDDAGKAVPVAARSWDVSKDGLTYTFHLRSGMQWSDGHPVTASDYEYAWKRVVDPDIASDYASAFYPIKGALDFNKGKTKDKNTIAVKAVDAQTLRVELTDPAAYFPRLVSTWNYLPVPRWSVEKNGKKWVEAGNHVGNGMFMLQKWDHDREMVIVANPKYWGAKPTLQRVVFTITDDTFRTSLPAFENNELDLTDQIQPGDIDRVRKDAKLAPQLHKYRWSGTAMMFCDTTNPASPLSKAKVRQAFYLAMDHKRLATEVLRGIYDPAPTVTPPGTMGYLSTPPLTGGVAKAKQLLAEAGYPNGKGFPEMKLAWPKLVTYDLVAQAMQQMLRDSLNVNITLQRMERKEYNAAFNSWAKQPYTAFIDRWGSDYEDPANWANILFDSEQDFFHTRWKNAEYDSLVRKGSAEGDPAKRRQMYESAERILNTDLPAIPIYHLGVIIAVKPTVQGFRLPPAAAAWYGTFGRVKILAG; via the coding sequence TTGCCCGAGGATCGCACCGCGTTTCCCTGGCACGACTACTACCGCCGAGGCTTGATTACCCGGCGCCAGCTCGTGAAGCTGACGGCGATGATTGGGGGCGCCGCCGCCGTCTCGAGTGTCCTGTCCGAACCCCGGCCGGCGCACGCCGCTCTCGCCCCCGCGGCCAAACAGGTGCTGCGGTACCCGAACGTCGAGCCGCTGCACTTCGATCCGGCGACGATGGAGTCGCGCCCGGAGATTCTCGTGGGGATGGCACTCTTCGACCCGCTGCTGACTTTTGACGACGCGGGCAAAGCGGTTCCCGTCGCAGCGCGTTCGTGGGATGTCTCGAAGGACGGGTTAACGTACACCTTCCACCTCCGCTCGGGCATGCAGTGGTCGGACGGCCACCCGGTCACCGCGTCGGACTACGAGTACGCGTGGAAACGCGTCGTCGATCCGGACATCGCCAGCGACTACGCCTCCGCGTTCTACCCGATCAAGGGCGCCCTGGATTTCAACAAGGGTAAGACGAAGGACAAGAACACGATCGCCGTCAAGGCCGTCGACGCCCAGACGCTGCGGGTCGAACTGACCGATCCGGCGGCGTACTTCCCGCGCCTCGTCTCCACCTGGAACTATCTGCCCGTGCCGCGCTGGTCCGTGGAGAAGAACGGCAAGAAGTGGGTCGAGGCCGGCAACCACGTCGGCAACGGCATGTTCATGCTCCAAAAGTGGGACCACGACCGCGAGATGGTCATCGTGGCCAACCCCAAGTACTGGGGCGCCAAGCCGACGCTGCAGCGCGTCGTGTTCACGATCACGGACGACACCTTCCGCACCAGCCTGCCCGCGTTCGAGAACAACGAGCTCGACCTCACCGACCAGATTCAGCCGGGTGACATCGACCGCGTCCGCAAGGACGCGAAGCTCGCCCCGCAGCTGCACAAGTACCGGTGGTCCGGCACCGCGATGATGTTCTGCGACACGACCAACCCGGCCTCGCCGCTCAGCAAGGCGAAGGTCCGGCAGGCGTTCTACCTCGCGATGGACCACAAGCGGCTCGCGACGGAGGTGCTGCGCGGCATCTACGATCCGGCGCCGACGGTCACACCGCCTGGAACGATGGGATATCTTTCCACCCCACCGCTCACGGGCGGGGTCGCGAAGGCCAAACAGCTCCTGGCGGAAGCGGGCTACCCGAACGGCAAAGGGTTCCCGGAGATGAAGCTCGCGTGGCCGAAGCTCGTGACCTACGACCTCGTGGCGCAGGCGATGCAGCAGATGCTGCGCGACTCGCTCAATGTGAACATTACGCTGCAGCGCATGGAGCGCAAGGAGTACAACGCGGCGTTTAACTCGTGGGCGAAGCAGCCCTACACCGCCTTCATCGACCGCTGGGGATCGGACTACGAGGATCCGGCCAACTGGGCGAACATCCTGTTCGACTCGGAGCAAGACTTCTTCCACACCCGCTGGAAGAACGCCGAATACGACAGCCTGGTCCGGAAGGGATCGGCCGAGGGCGACCCCGCCAAGCGCAGGCAGATGTACGAGTCCGCGGAGCGGATTCTCAACACGGATCTCCCTGCGATTCCGATCTACCACCTCGGCGTGATCATCGCGGTCAAACCGACGGTCCAAGGCTTCCGGCTGCCGCCGGCCGCCGCGGCCTGGTACGGTACGTTCGGCCGCGTGAAGATTCTGGCCGGGTAA
- a CDS encoding ABC transporter substrate-binding protein, whose amino-acid sequence MPEPGTTSRLSRRKMLQLLAAGAGSTLPLSALGGAGRPTLRSAAAATAETPRPGGELAIGMYRTLDKLDPAVYWGPPETMVTQMIFDSLVYLGNDLNIYPGLATSWTASKDGTQLTFKLRQGVKFHDGTDFNAEAVKFHFDRCVDAATKSQYAKSLLGPYDSTVVIDDHTVQLRLKEPFAPIWDSLSQGYLGIPSPTAVKKYGQDFQNHLVGTGPFTFVEWARDTHITLARNPNYKWGTTFPGKTNAGPPYLDRLTFKFIPEQGTRDGLMSARKELRVEAWPGPLRLRDWERDPHYALYRGVSPGTTWFNFINAQKPPTNELAVRQAINYAVSKDTIVKVFYPGFARPTWNLIGPTSFGYDSALDHLYSFNPEKAKQLLEEAGWKRGPNGVRAKDGVPLHLDVFTSGFMTENYKQLMLTMLQAVGFETKLIAGTPADRTVAGSKGLYHLINREFEASDPHYLADLFASKNVGSFAWAMNKDPELDRLLAEQDGTVDRKARFALVSKATRRILEQGYVVPIYITLFVWVTDAQVKNFHMDARSWYPYFQDAWIQS is encoded by the coding sequence ATGCCCGAACCTGGTACGACGTCTCGCCTGTCCCGCCGTAAGATGCTCCAACTGCTCGCCGCCGGCGCCGGATCAACCCTGCCGCTTTCCGCGCTCGGCGGGGCCGGCCGGCCAACGCTGCGCTCCGCGGCCGCCGCAACGGCGGAAACGCCTCGCCCGGGCGGCGAGCTTGCGATCGGGATGTACCGGACGCTCGACAAGCTCGATCCGGCCGTGTACTGGGGCCCGCCGGAGACGATGGTCACCCAGATGATCTTCGACTCGCTCGTCTACCTGGGGAACGACCTCAACATCTATCCGGGCCTGGCCACATCGTGGACGGCCTCCAAAGACGGCACGCAGCTCACCTTCAAACTGCGGCAGGGCGTGAAGTTTCACGACGGGACCGACTTCAACGCCGAGGCGGTGAAGTTCCACTTCGACCGCTGCGTCGATGCGGCGACGAAATCCCAGTACGCGAAGTCGCTACTCGGGCCCTACGATTCGACGGTTGTGATCGACGACCATACGGTGCAGCTGAGGCTCAAAGAGCCGTTCGCGCCGATCTGGGACTCGCTGAGCCAGGGGTACCTCGGCATCCCGTCGCCAACCGCGGTGAAGAAATACGGCCAGGACTTTCAGAACCACCTCGTCGGGACGGGACCGTTCACGTTCGTCGAATGGGCGCGGGACACGCACATCACGCTGGCGCGCAACCCCAACTACAAGTGGGGGACGACTTTCCCGGGGAAGACGAACGCGGGTCCACCGTACCTCGACCGTCTGACCTTCAAATTCATTCCGGAGCAAGGCACCCGCGACGGGCTCATGAGCGCCCGCAAAGAGCTGCGGGTGGAGGCGTGGCCCGGACCGCTGCGCCTGCGGGACTGGGAACGGGATCCGCATTACGCGCTGTACCGGGGCGTCTCGCCGGGTACGACGTGGTTCAACTTCATCAACGCGCAGAAGCCGCCGACGAACGAGCTCGCGGTCCGTCAGGCGATCAACTACGCGGTCAGCAAGGATACGATCGTCAAGGTCTTCTATCCGGGGTTCGCGCGGCCGACCTGGAACCTCATCGGCCCGACAAGCTTCGGCTACGATTCGGCGCTCGACCACCTCTATTCGTTCAATCCGGAAAAGGCGAAGCAGCTGCTCGAGGAGGCCGGCTGGAAGCGCGGCCCGAACGGCGTGCGCGCGAAAGACGGCGTGCCGCTGCATCTCGACGTGTTCACGAGCGGGTTCATGACGGAGAACTACAAGCAGCTGATGCTGACGATGCTGCAGGCCGTGGGGTTCGAGACCAAGCTGATCGCGGGTACCCCGGCCGACCGGACGGTGGCCGGCAGCAAAGGCCTGTACCATCTGATCAACCGGGAGTTCGAAGCCAGCGACCCGCACTATCTCGCGGACCTGTTCGCCTCCAAGAACGTCGGCAGCTTCGCGTGGGCGATGAACAAGGATCCGGAGCTGGACCGGCTCCTGGCCGAGCAGGATGGGACCGTCGATCGAAAAGCGCGGTTCGCCCTCGTGTCGAAGGCGACGCGGCGCATTCTCGAGCAGGGGTACGTCGTGCCGATCTACATCACCCTGTTCGTATGGGTCACGGACGCCCAGGTCAAGAACTTTCACATGGACGCGCGCTCCTGGTACCCGTACTTCCAGGATGCGTGGATCCAGTCGTAA
- a CDS encoding ABC transporter permease — protein sequence MLKFAGRRVLTTLPALLGVYTLIFVVLHVLPSDPALMISEGSASKSQLESLRHQYGLDRPLWRQYADSLRSLVQGRLGRSIRYGEPVGRLIGKVLPATLELALVGLGIAVALGVTLGTLAALRPHGWVDNLSTIAALSGVSIPSFWLALMLIFVFSLWLGWLPVTTGSGWQQLIMPAVTLGLYSTGVISRLARSSLVQTLHQEYVVTARAKGLPPRLVVLKHALRNSLIPVVTIVGVELGNLLSGTVVVETVFARPGLGRLIVESITYRDYPALQSALLVAACGYVLANMLVDVSYGYLDPRIRDARAHG from the coding sequence GTGCTGAAATTCGCGGGGCGGCGCGTCCTGACGACCCTTCCGGCCCTGCTCGGGGTCTACACGCTGATCTTCGTGGTGCTGCACGTGCTGCCGTCCGATCCGGCGCTGATGATCTCGGAAGGCAGCGCGTCGAAGTCGCAGTTAGAGTCGCTGCGCCACCAGTACGGGCTCGACCGGCCGCTGTGGCGGCAGTACGCGGACAGCCTCCGGTCGCTCGTGCAGGGGCGGCTCGGCCGCTCGATCCGGTACGGCGAGCCGGTGGGCCGGCTGATCGGGAAGGTGCTTCCGGCCACGCTCGAACTGGCGCTCGTCGGGCTCGGCATCGCGGTCGCGCTCGGCGTGACGCTCGGGACGCTTGCCGCGCTCCGCCCCCACGGCTGGGTCGACAACCTCAGCACCATCGCGGCGCTCTCCGGGGTGTCGATTCCGAGTTTCTGGCTCGCGCTGATGCTCATCTTCGTGTTTTCGCTGTGGCTCGGCTGGCTGCCGGTCACGACGGGGTCGGGCTGGCAGCAGCTGATCATGCCCGCGGTCACGCTCGGTCTGTACAGCACCGGCGTAATCAGCCGGCTCGCGCGGTCGAGCCTCGTCCAGACGCTGCACCAGGAGTACGTCGTGACCGCCCGGGCGAAGGGGTTGCCGCCGCGGCTGGTCGTGTTGAAGCACGCCCTGCGCAACTCCCTGATCCCGGTCGTCACGATCGTGGGCGTCGAGCTCGGCAATCTGCTGTCGGGCACGGTCGTGGTGGAGACGGTGTTCGCGCGCCCGGGCCTCGGCCGGCTCATCGTCGAATCGATCACCTATCGAGACTATCCCGCGCTGCAGTCGGCGCTGCTGGTCGCGGCGTGCGGCTACGTGCTCGCCAACATGCTGGTGGACGTCTCGTACGGTTACCTCGATCCCCGCATCCGTGATGCCCGCGCCCATGGCTAG